In the Wyeomyia smithii strain HCP4-BCI-WySm-NY-G18 chromosome 2, ASM2978416v1, whole genome shotgun sequence genome, one interval contains:
- the LOC129724543 gene encoding uncharacterized protein LOC129724543: protein MGRTKATAMIVNFVGEGQHEEISTIMRETPFNLIADESTDISSKKSLAHISTQWQEDRLKIMDIFYDLVEVVETDSRTLYNHVTGCFERDKIPYKNQLIGYAADGANNMTGHDKSLSALLKRDVPSLLILKCTCHSIALCSSYACKHVPDNIEQLCREIYNYLSNSPMRTSRFEEIQVLLEYKPVKMLHPSATRWLSLEAVVRRLLDRYEALQIYFGLLVNAERNETVKVRFIFDMLNDPTTKLYLTFLSYVLGLVTSLTSFFKAKPPSFISYIRVCQGCSKQYSTTS from the exons ATGGGAAGAACGAAGGCAACCGCAATGATCGTCAATTTCGTAGGGGAGGGTCAGCACGAGGAAATTAGTACAATTATGCGAGAAACACCATTCAACTTGATCGCAGATGAATCTACAGATATATCTAGTAAAAAGTCATTAGCACACATTAGCACACAATGGCAAGAAGATCGTCTGAAAATAATGGATATTTTCTACGATTTAGTTGAAGTGGTTGAAACTGATTCCCGAACTCTGTACAACCATGTTACAGGATGTTTTGAACGAGACAAAATTCCATATAAAAATCAGTTGATCGGATATGCTGCTGACGGTGCCAACAATATGACTGGACATGACAAATCTTTGAGCGCGCTGCTTAAAAGGGATGTTCCGTCGCTGTTAATTTTAAAATGTACATGCCACAGCATAGCTCTCTGCTCATCTTATGCTTGCAAACATGTGCCGGATAACATCGAGCAACTTTGTCGAGAAATTTATAATTACCTGAGCAACAGCCCCATGCGAACAAGCAGGTTTGAGGAAATTCAAGTTTTGCTTGAATATAAACCCGTGAAAATGCTACACCCAAGCGCCACACGGTGGTTGTCTCTGGAAGCCGTGGTTCGGCGTTTGTTAGATCGCTACGAAGCATTGCAAATATATTTTGGACTACTAGTTAACGCCGAGAGAAACGAGACGGTGAAAGTGCGTTTCATTTTTGACATGCTGAATGACCCTACAACCAAACTATATCTAACATTTTTGTCCTATGTTTTAG GCCTTGTAACAAGCTTAACAAGCTTTTTCAAAGCGAAACCCCCGAGCTTTATAAGCTACATTCGAGTGTGTCAAGGTTGTTCAAAACAATACTCGACAACTTcatga
- the LOC129724544 gene encoding uncharacterized protein LOC129724544, with product MRKNTKLANKTTGNIVKLTNFFHRVPGSTQSRRVLNEANSRGIRASGHSTASGHPTTGSNSSDDRNGEITVMQLTTSGQSSASGQPTTSSSKESVSSDDLNDEVTVMQSTTSGQSSASGQSTTSGNSSKESVTSDDRNDKITVMQSTTSDQSTASGHSSKGSVLSDDADVLGKQKKKNKALSKYKIDWECKMPWLEANKTDVYAGFCKVCRTDVKCIAGIKDMQRHGATQKHKTNAKNLVDVGNQKTAMEKYVSTKINDSVRNAELFLVTWAVGQNKSAFEI from the exons ATGCGTAAAAATACCAAATTAGCAAACAAAACCACAGGGAATATTGTCAAGTTAACAAACTTTTTCCATCGCGTTCCTGGATCGACGCAATCAAGAAGGGTTTTAAATGAAG CAAATTCACGAGGCATTCGTGCTTCCGGTCATTCGACTGCTTCCGGTCACCCAACCACTGGAAGCAATTCAAGTGATG aTCGGAACGGCGAGATAACTGTGATGCAGTTAACCACTTCCGGTCAATCATCCGCTTCCGGCCAGCCCACCACTTCTTCCAGTAAGGAAAGCGTTTCGAGCGATg ATCTGAACGACGAGGTAACTGTGATGCAGTCAACCACTTCTGGTCAATCATCCGCTTCTGGTCAGTCCACCACTTCTGGCAACTCCAGTAAGGAAAGCGTTACGAGCGatg atCGAAACGACAAGATAACTGTGATGCAGTCAACCACTTCCGATCAATCAACCGCTTCCGGCCACTCCAGTAAGGGAAGCGTTTTAAGCGATG ATGCTGACGTTTTAggtaaacaaaaaaagaaaaacaaagcattatcaaaatacaaaatagacTGGGAATGCAAAATGCCATGGCTAGAGGCAAATAAAACTGATGTATATGCTGGATTTTGCAAAGTCTGCCGAACAGACGTGAAATGCATTGCTGGCATAAAGGACATGCAAAGGCATGGAGCCACCCAGAAGCATAAAACTAACGCGAAAAACCTAGTGGATGTGGGAAACCAAAAAACTGCCATGGAGAAATATGTGAGTACGAAGATCAACGATAGCGTTAGGAATGCAGAGCTATTTTTGGTTACCTGGGCGGTTGGTCAGAACAAGTCAGCCTTTGAAATTTAG